The genomic stretch ATTGCCAAAACTCAAGAAGTGGCGGAAAAACTCAGCCAGAAAAATGTAAAATTTGACATAATCCTCACTAGCCCCTATGTGAGGGCAAAGGAAACGGCAATTATCCTCCAAAAAGCCAAACTAAGTAAACAATTGCAGGAACACCCGGCATTGATGCCCGACGGGAATCTTCTAGAATTACTCAACTGGCTACAAACATCACCATACCACAGTGCAGAAAGTGTAGCCCTAGTAGGACACCAACCAGATCTGAGTCAATGGGCAGAACTTCTAATTTGGGGAAGGAGCGAAGAGAAAATTATTCTCAAAAAGGCCGGTATTATTGGTTTAAATGTCCCAGACTTGAACAACCCCCTAGGAAGGGCAGAAATGTTCCTACTGGTAAGTCCTAAGTGGATAATTGATTAAGGACAGGATGGAATAGAGTCAAAAATGATGTAAACCTAGTAGTCGAGGTATTGATTGCTATGACAGAGTACACCTGCGAATTTCGACCCGGTTTAGAAGGCGTCCCAGTAGCCAAATCCAGCATCAGTTATGTGGATGGCCAAAAAGGTATACTGGAATACAGGGGTATCAACATAGAAGAATTGGCGCAAAAAAGTACCTTCCTAGAGACAGCCTATCTTTTGATCTGGGGAAAACTACCCACCAGGGAAGAATTAGACCAGTTTCAGGAAGACATAAACCGTCATCGCCGGATTAAATACCAAATCCGGGACATGATGAAGTGCTTTCCTGAAACGGGACACCCCATGGACGCCCTGCAAACTGCTGCCGCTGCTTTGGGACTGTTCTACTCCCGCAAAGCCCAGCTAGAAGAAGAATACATCAGAGAGGCAGTGGTGCGTCTTTTGGCCAAAATCCCCACCATTGTGGCAGCCTTTGCCCAAATCAGAGAAGGCAATGACCCCGTCCAGCCAAAGGAAAATCTTAACTATGCCGCCAACTTCCTCTACATGCTCACGGAAAGGGAACCAGAACCCCTGGAGGCCAGGATCTTTGATGTTTGTCTCATGTTACATGCGGAGCATACAATGAACGCCTCTCCCTTCTCCGCCATGGTAACCGCCTCCACCCTCACTGATCCCTATGCAGTAGTGGCTTCCGCTGTGGGCACCCTAGCCGGCCCTCTCCATGGGGGGGCCAATGAAGAAGTGTTGTTAATGTTGGAAGAAATCGGCTCAGTAAAAAACGTCCGCCCCTACATCGAACACTGTATCGAGAACAAAAAGAAAATCATGGGCTTTGGCCATCGGGTCTATAAGGTAAAAGACCCCCGTGCTAAAATCCTCCAACAACTGGCAGAAAGACTGTTTGAACTCACCGGCTACGACGAATACTATGAGATCGCTTTGGAAGTAGAAAGGGTCGTAGAAGAAAAACTAGGTCATAAGGGGATTCATGCCAATGTGGACTTCTACTCCGGCCTAGTGTATCGGAAACTGGGTATCAAACCCGACCTGTTCACCTCCATGTTTGCCATCGCTAGGGTTGCCGGCTGGCTTGCCCATTGGAAAGAACAAATCTCCTACAACCGCATCTTCCGCCCCACCCAAATCTACGTCGGCGAACACAACCTCCCCTATATCCCCATTGACGAACGCTCCTAAACTCCTGCGGGCGTATGACGTAATGGTACGCCCCTTTTTCCCCACCTAGTTAACATTTTTTTACCTCTCTACTTTTGCAGGCAGACGACAATGTGATAAATTTTTGGATAGGCCGGACATATATTTATTTTTTAAAAGGCCTTTATTTTAGTTTTTTATTATAAATATTTTGTTGTTTCTTTGGAAAAGCCCTTTATTTTTAACTCAAAAAAAGGGATAAATAGGCAGGATAGAAGCAGAGGAGATATTTGCGTTTTTGCTGGGTATATGTTGCCGCCAGTAGCGAGTAAAAAAATGCAGGCATGGATTAGAAGTAGGCATCTGATTTGTAAGAATAACTTACTGGTTTTTGAGACTTTTGATTATTCTGCCGTAGAAAAGTTTGAAGAATGTGTAAAATCTCTAGGAGGTGAACTATTATCCGTGGAAGTGTTGAGACGGGTCTGGCGAGGGAATCATCGGCAAGTATTACTATACCAGGCAAAAGCTTCTCTCTCCTCGCCAAATCATCCCATCAAACAGTACTGGTATGAAAAAGGAAGTCTTTACACCCGCTTCGATGATTCTTGTTGACGGCATAAATCTACGAGGGTTGACTTTTAAGATAGTTGAGAAATTCCATTAACTCCTCGTCGGTGAGCAAATGACGGGATTTTTTACCATAGGTCTCCAGTAAGTATTTTTTACCGTCCTCTTGGGTCCAACCCAGACGTTTCATCTCCCGCGTAGTCTCCTCAATAATCTGACTAAAGTCAATGGTTTCACTGGCCTCCTCCTCCCCTCCCCCTCCTACCGCCGGCTGTTGCCTCGAAAGAGAAGTCTCAAAACTACTAGTACCCCCCTGGTTGGACAACGAGGATTTAGAAACACCAGAGTATAACGTGGTAGTAGCCCGCTGTACGGAGGCTCCACCAGAGGGAGGAGACGCAATGGTACTATTTTCTCGCTGTGGGGAAGAAATCCCACTAGGGGGGGAGGATATAACAGGGGTTGTCACCCCAACAAGGGCCGGGGCATCATCGTAGGTAGGTCTATCAGCCGCAGAAGAAGTGGGCCGGGGCGGGGTCTTTTCCTTTTCGACCTCAGTAGAGGTTTTTGTAGTATGGTTATAATTGGGAAATCTTTCCTCAAGGTGTTGCAATTGGAAGTAAAAGTCTATAACCCTTTGGCGGGCTCTATCTTCCGCATCCTCCACCGTGTGAGCCGCGGCAAGGGCAGTTGTGATAGTATTTTGTTGAGCACAAAGGGACGCCCTTACGATATAATTGCCACCGGTGACAGTAATCAGCTCGGTAGTGAGGGCAAAGCGAGTTTCTGTCATAGAGAACAATGCATCCGGACAAGAGTTTGAGTACAATTATATTAAGCCAGTCTCCCATGTGGCGGGAAAAGAAGACAAGGAATGAGGTATAGTACTAGGGAGAGGAACAGGAGTTTTCCCCTTTCCCCTTGCGGGTGTGCCCTTATGACCCAGCTGTGGGCCGCATCATACAAGTTCCGCCCCTTCACCTCTTTCTTATGAGAATTTCCTATGAGAGTAGCCCGAGCAGGGTGTATTATGAACAATACCCGTAAGCCACCCCCGCAGGCCCCCTTTTACAGTTAAAACACCACAGGTCATAAACCCACCACTTGAGGGGATAACTGAAAACTCGTCCTCTTCCCTTTTACCTTTCAGTACCATTATAGCTAGTAAGAAAAGGACATAGTAAATGGAGTTCTCTATCGCTACAATTCTTTCCCTTTTAAGCCCAGATAAACTAGTATCCGGAAAACAGATTGAGAAAAAATTGGGCTGTGAAGACGAAAAAGACATCGAAAAACTACAAATAGCCCTAGACGTGTTAGAAAGAATTGGTGTGCTCACCAAAGAGTTTGGCAAGTACCGCCGGTGTATAGAAAAGGACGTGGTGGAGGCCAAACTACGCTGTTCCAGTAAGGGCTTCTGCTTCGCCATTCAGGATGACGAGGATGCCGATGACATTTACATCCGGGAAACCCATCTTAGCAATGCCTGGAATGGCGATCGGGTTCTGGTGAAAATAATAAAAGAGGGCACCCGTCGTCGCTCTCCAGAAGGAGAAGTCAAGGTCATCCTGGAAAGGGCAAACCCCTCCGTTTTAGCCCGGGTTGTTCAAGACGAAAATGGGGATTACATGGCAGTGCCCCTAGACGACCGTCTCCTCTTTGAAATCAAGCTGAAAGAAAACGGAATCCCATTAGCGGAAACCGTTGACCATCTAGTGCATGTAGGAATATTGCGCTACCCTATAGGACAAAAACCTCCTATTGGCAAAGTGCTAAGAGTTTTAGGTAGTGACGCCGCCGCCGCCGCCGACATCGATATTGTCTCCTCAAAGCACGACTTGCCCCATGAATTCCCAGAAAAAGTCCTCGCCCAAGCCAGTTCCCTCAGCTGTGAAATCCCCCCACAGGAGTGGGAAAAACGCATAGACTTAAGGGAGCTCCTCACTATTACCATTGAACCGGATGTGATGACAGAACAAGACCTGTTCCGGGAAACCGCCCTCTCCCTGGAAAAGGCAGAAGACAATAGGTGGATTTTAGGGGTTCATATTGCCGATGTGGCTCACTTTGTGCCGGAGGATACCCCCCTGGATAGAGAGGCCAGAAAAAGGGGCACCGCTGTCCATTTGGGCCACAAAATTATCCCCTTGTTCCCCAAACAAGTCCAAGAGTGTGCCTCTCTTATCCCCAATCAAGAGCGTCTGGCTATTTCTGTCCTAGTCACTCTGGACGACAATGGAGAGGTGCTGGGGTATCACATCAAACCTAGCATCGTCAGGGTGGACCACCAATTGACCTACAAACAAGTACAAACCATGATCAGCACCAACAGTGCCAAACCCGGCCTGGAGTCCACTCTGGAATTATTGAATCATCTTTTGTTTGAAATTAGCCCCACAGTCAAGGCCAGACGTCTTCAAAAAGGGGGTTTTGATATTCTTCTGGACGACGTCACCTCCTATTTTAAAGACGAGGGGAGAATTGGTGCCATCGCC from Geminocystis sp. M7585_C2015_104 encodes the following:
- the sixA gene encoding phosphohistidine phosphatase SixA yields the protein MKMYLVRHGIAELRTPEKDDAERILTKKGIAKTQEVAEKLSQKNVKFDIILTSPYVRAKETAIILQKAKLSKQLQEHPALMPDGNLLELLNWLQTSPYHSAESVALVGHQPDLSQWAELLIWGRSEEKIILKKAGIIGLNVPDLNNPLGRAEMFLLVSPKWIID
- a CDS encoding CpeR family transcriptional regulator, with product MLPPVASKKMQAWIRSRHLICKNNLLVFETFDYSAVEKFEECVKSLGGELLSVEVLRRVWRGNHRQVLLYQAKASLSSPNHPIKQYWYEKGSLYTRFDDSC
- a CDS encoding VacB/RNase II family 3'-5' exoribonuclease; this translates as MEFSIATILSLLSPDKLVSGKQIEKKLGCEDEKDIEKLQIALDVLERIGVLTKEFGKYRRCIEKDVVEAKLRCSSKGFCFAIQDDEDADDIYIRETHLSNAWNGDRVLVKIIKEGTRRRSPEGEVKVILERANPSVLARVVQDENGDYMAVPLDDRLLFEIKLKENGIPLAETVDHLVHVGILRYPIGQKPPIGKVLRVLGSDAAAAADIDIVSSKHDLPHEFPEKVLAQASSLSCEIPPQEWEKRIDLRELLTITIEPDVMTEQDLFRETALSLEKAEDNRWILGVHIADVAHFVPEDTPLDREARKRGTAVHLGHKIIPLFPKQVQECASLIPNQERLAISVLVTLDDNGEVLGYHIKPSIVRVDHQLTYKQVQTMISTNSAKPGLESTLELLNHLLFEISPTVKARRLQKGGFDILLDDVTSYFKDEGRIGAIASYPSLPILSLLTELMVLVGRLVAEHFQHLQIPAIYCSQGKPDWDELEDLLKLVANLGLKFQLESEDEIYPMDYYRLTQAFSNSEQEKILQHEKILHHLLLNSLKSNKYTLHPAPHFGLALDSYTHCLSPGQRYVDLVNQRILKKVFEQGRDRRTTRVKEGVDLTSSSCHGQIHWKVLPPETESELEADLHSIISHLNEREKIAEDAERDLAGLKKAEKMKDCTGKVFRGLITGVQSYGFFVQIIEEELHREKPLLVEGLVHVSSLKDDWYEYLPKYSCLVGRRNRLVYRLGDEVEVEVKSVDYYRQQIDLVVVRGGTVVSEDHFEE
- a CDS encoding citrate synthase — translated: MTEYTCEFRPGLEGVPVAKSSISYVDGQKGILEYRGINIEELAQKSTFLETAYLLIWGKLPTREELDQFQEDINRHRRIKYQIRDMMKCFPETGHPMDALQTAAAALGLFYSRKAQLEEEYIREAVVRLLAKIPTIVAAFAQIREGNDPVQPKENLNYAANFLYMLTEREPEPLEARIFDVCLMLHAEHTMNASPFSAMVTASTLTDPYAVVASAVGTLAGPLHGGANEEVLLMLEEIGSVKNVRPYIEHCIENKKKIMGFGHRVYKVKDPRAKILQQLAERLFELTGYDEYYEIALEVERVVEEKLGHKGIHANVDFYSGLVYRKLGIKPDLFTSMFAIARVAGWLAHWKEQISYNRIFRPTQIYVGEHNLPYIPIDERS